One Xiphophorus maculatus strain JP 163 A chromosome 9, X_maculatus-5.0-male, whole genome shotgun sequence DNA segment encodes these proteins:
- the dazap1 gene encoding DAZ-associated protein 1 isoform X1: MNNNLVGDEVGKLFVGGLDWSTTQETLRNYFSQYGEVVDCVIMKDKTTNQSRGFGFVKFKDPNCVRTVLETKPHNLDGRNIDPKPCTPRGMQPEKSRTKEGWKGSKADSNKSKKIFVGGIPHNCGEPELRDYFNRFGVVTEVVMIYDAEKQRPRGFGFITFEAEQSVDQAVNMHFHDIMGKKVEVKKAEPRDNKAPGQLGPGQWAPRGILTAANGWTAQPAPGWQQAYGPQGVWVSAAGQPIGGYVPSLSAGRGTPTQPPSPFNAFLVTTPAGSFAAPQGYPQQGYSTAPQFGYSFGTPQADQYAPQVPPPPTTPGTATLGFAPATTPTQDLSKAPTGQPDFPYSQYGLGNYPQDPSAYGPTRPSHSYGQDEQGGYSAGYGQDLTAFGHSFADPSQTAASYGAPTAQPAAAPQPAASAFGRGQNHNVQGFHPYRR; the protein is encoded by the exons ATGAACAACAACTTAGTCGGAGATGAAGTCGG GAAACTTTTTGTAGGTGGACTGGACTGGAGTACAACACAAG aaacattGAGAAACTACTTCTCGCAGTATGGAGAGGTAGTAGATTGTGTCATCATGAAGGACAAAACCACAAATCAGTCGCGAGGCTTCGGCTTTGTTAAGTTCAAAGACCCTAATTGTGTACGAACAGTGCTGGAGACAAAGCCACATAACCTTGATGGAAGAAAC ATTGACCCAAAGCCATGCACACCCAGAGGAATGCAGCCCGAAAAGTCTCGGACCAAGGAGGGCTGG aaggGCAGCAAAGCTGATAGCAATAAATCTAAGAAGATATTTGTAGGTGGAATTCCCCATAACTGCGGAGAGCCTGAACTCAGGGACTATTTCAATAGATTCGGAGTG GTCACAGAGGTGGTAATGATCTATGATGCGGAGAAGCAGAGGCCCCGAG GTTTTGGATTTATTACTTTCGAGGCCGAACAATCAGTGGACCAGGCTGTCAACATGCATTTTCACGACATCATGGGCAAAAAA GTGGAAGTAAAGAAGGCAGAACCTCGTGACAACAAAGCTCCTGGCCAGCTTGGTCCTGGTCAGTGGGCTCCCAGGGGGATTTTGACTGCAGCTAATGGTTGGACAGCACAGCCGGCCCCAGGCTGGCAACAGGCTTATGGCCCACAGG GAGTGTGGGTGTCCGCTGCCGGCCAGCCTATAG GTGGGTATGTACCTTCGCTTTCAGCGGGCCGGGGAACCCCCACGCAACCTCCGTCACCCTTTAACGCATTCCTGGTCACCACGCCGGCCGGCAGCTTCGCAGCACCTCAGGGCTACCCTCAGCAGGGCTACAGCACAGCACCTCAGTTTG GTTACAGTTTCGGCACACCCCAGGCAGACCAGTACGCTCCGCaggttcctcctcctcccaccaCACCAGGAACGGCAACGCTGGGCTTTGCCCCCGCAACCACACCAACTCAGGACTTGAGCAAGGCTCCCACAGGGCAGCCTGATTTTCCTTACAGCCAGTATG GCCTGGGTAACTACCCTCAGGACCCCTCTGCCTACGGTCCAACGCGTCCTTCTCACAGTTATGGTCAGGATGAGCAGGGAGGATATAGTGCAG ggTACGGTCAGGACCTGACAGCCTTCGGCCACAGCTTTGCAGACCCCAGCCAGACGGCCGCCTCGTACGGAGCCCCTACAGCACAGCCGGCTGCCGCTCCCCAGCCCGCCGCCAGCGCGTTCGGCAGGGGGCAGAACCACAACGTACAGGGCTTCCACCCCTATCGACGCTGA
- the dazap1 gene encoding DAZ-associated protein 1 isoform X2 codes for MNNNLVGDEVGKLFVGGLDWSTTQETLRNYFSQYGEVVDCVIMKDKTTNQSRGFGFVKFKDPNCVRTVLETKPHNLDGRNIDPKPCTPRGMQPEKSRTKEGWKGSKADSNKSKKIFVGGIPHNCGEPELRDYFNRFGVVTEVVMIYDAEKQRPRGFGFITFEAEQSVDQAVNMHFHDIMGKKVEVKKAEPRDNKAPGQLGPGQWAPRGILTAANGWTAQPAPGWQQAYGPQGVWVSAAGQPIGGYVPSLSAGRGTPTQPPSPFNAFLVTTPAGSFAAPQGYPQQGYSTAPQFGYSFGTPQADQYAPQVPPPPTTPGTATLGFAPATTPTQDLSKAPTGQPDFPYSQYGYGQDLTAFGHSFADPSQTAASYGAPTAQPAAAPQPAASAFGRGQNHNVQGFHPYRR; via the exons ATGAACAACAACTTAGTCGGAGATGAAGTCGG GAAACTTTTTGTAGGTGGACTGGACTGGAGTACAACACAAG aaacattGAGAAACTACTTCTCGCAGTATGGAGAGGTAGTAGATTGTGTCATCATGAAGGACAAAACCACAAATCAGTCGCGAGGCTTCGGCTTTGTTAAGTTCAAAGACCCTAATTGTGTACGAACAGTGCTGGAGACAAAGCCACATAACCTTGATGGAAGAAAC ATTGACCCAAAGCCATGCACACCCAGAGGAATGCAGCCCGAAAAGTCTCGGACCAAGGAGGGCTGG aaggGCAGCAAAGCTGATAGCAATAAATCTAAGAAGATATTTGTAGGTGGAATTCCCCATAACTGCGGAGAGCCTGAACTCAGGGACTATTTCAATAGATTCGGAGTG GTCACAGAGGTGGTAATGATCTATGATGCGGAGAAGCAGAGGCCCCGAG GTTTTGGATTTATTACTTTCGAGGCCGAACAATCAGTGGACCAGGCTGTCAACATGCATTTTCACGACATCATGGGCAAAAAA GTGGAAGTAAAGAAGGCAGAACCTCGTGACAACAAAGCTCCTGGCCAGCTTGGTCCTGGTCAGTGGGCTCCCAGGGGGATTTTGACTGCAGCTAATGGTTGGACAGCACAGCCGGCCCCAGGCTGGCAACAGGCTTATGGCCCACAGG GAGTGTGGGTGTCCGCTGCCGGCCAGCCTATAG GTGGGTATGTACCTTCGCTTTCAGCGGGCCGGGGAACCCCCACGCAACCTCCGTCACCCTTTAACGCATTCCTGGTCACCACGCCGGCCGGCAGCTTCGCAGCACCTCAGGGCTACCCTCAGCAGGGCTACAGCACAGCACCTCAGTTTG GTTACAGTTTCGGCACACCCCAGGCAGACCAGTACGCTCCGCaggttcctcctcctcccaccaCACCAGGAACGGCAACGCTGGGCTTTGCCCCCGCAACCACACCAACTCAGGACTTGAGCAAGGCTCCCACAGGGCAGCCTGATTTTCCTTACAGCCAGTATG ggTACGGTCAGGACCTGACAGCCTTCGGCCACAGCTTTGCAGACCCCAGCCAGACGGCCGCCTCGTACGGAGCCCCTACAGCACAGCCGGCTGCCGCTCCCCAGCCCGCCGCCAGCGCGTTCGGCAGGGGGCAGAACCACAACGTACAGGGCTTCCACCCCTATCGACGCTGA